A genomic window from Massilia sp. METH4 includes:
- a CDS encoding ABC transporter ATP-binding protein has translation MSERAGVTLEGVTKRYDNGLQALDAVDLALPAGSFTSLVGQSGCGKSTLLRIIAGLVAPSTGGCRRGGGTPAFVFQEPALLPWRTVDGNAQLLMELEDWTPAARRARAAEVLTQVGLAGFGHAYPHELSGGMRMRLSLARALALRPDLLLLDEPLAAVDELTRDLLQEQLSQLWQDAGFTGVLVTHNVHEALFLSQRVVVMAPRPGRVVQVFDVPFPFPRAPELRASPAFAALAGQVSATLRASTILRS, from the coding sequence ATGAGCGAAAGAGCAGGGGTGACGCTGGAGGGAGTGACGAAGCGTTACGACAATGGCTTGCAGGCACTGGACGCGGTCGACCTGGCGCTGCCGGCAGGCTCATTCACGTCCCTGGTCGGTCAGTCCGGCTGCGGCAAGTCCACGCTGCTCAGGATCATCGCCGGCCTGGTCGCACCGAGCACGGGCGGGTGCCGGCGCGGCGGCGGCACCCCGGCCTTCGTGTTCCAGGAACCGGCGCTGCTGCCGTGGCGTACGGTCGACGGCAATGCGCAGTTGCTGATGGAGCTGGAGGATTGGACGCCGGCGGCACGCCGGGCTCGCGCCGCCGAAGTGCTGACGCAAGTGGGGCTGGCTGGCTTTGGCCATGCCTACCCGCATGAACTGTCGGGCGGCATGCGGATGCGGCTGTCGCTGGCCCGCGCGCTCGCGCTGCGGCCCGACCTGCTGTTGCTGGACGAGCCGCTGGCGGCCGTCGACGAGCTTACCCGCGACCTGCTGCAGGAACAGCTGTCGCAGCTGTGGCAGGACGCGGGTTTCACTGGCGTGCTCGTCACGCATAATGTGCACGAAGCCCTGTTCCTGTCCCAACGGGTGGTGGTGATGGCACCGCGTCCTGGGCGTGTCGTGCAGGTCTTCGATGTGCCGTTTCCCTTCCCGCGCGCGCCAGAACTGCGCGCCAGCCCCGCGTTCGCGGCACTGGCGGGCCAGGTCAGCGCCACGCTGCGTGCATCCACCATATTGAGGTCCTGA
- a CDS encoding ABC transporter permease, which translates to MAERSLSFYRFAAQAVPAPALALLAIAAWQALCLTVYQGKGYLLPSPLEVASATAGNAGLLAASALTTLREAVLGYASAAVLGIALAAAMSQARLLERCLYPYAVLLQTVPVVAVAPLIVLWSGYNERSVVLIALIMALFPIVNNTLLGLRSTPQQLLELFALHRAGRWRTFIRLRLPAALPHTLAGLRISAGLSVIGAIVGEFIIGAGNSGGGLGVQIVFAQGRMDTALLFAEVIAATMLGFALFAAASGVGAVLLRRWHESAR; encoded by the coding sequence ATGGCTGAACGTTCTCTTTCCTTTTACCGGTTCGCCGCGCAGGCAGTTCCCGCACCGGCGCTGGCCTTGCTGGCGATCGCCGCCTGGCAGGCACTTTGCCTGACGGTCTACCAGGGCAAGGGCTATCTCTTGCCGTCGCCGCTGGAGGTCGCATCGGCCACCGCCGGCAATGCCGGGCTGCTGGCCGCCTCCGCCCTGACCACACTGCGCGAGGCGGTGCTCGGCTATGCCTCGGCAGCGGTGCTGGGCATCGCCCTGGCGGCCGCCATGAGCCAGGCGCGCCTGCTGGAGCGCTGCCTGTATCCGTACGCGGTGCTGCTGCAAACCGTGCCCGTGGTCGCCGTCGCGCCCCTGATCGTGCTGTGGAGCGGCTACAACGAGCGGTCGGTGGTGCTGATCGCGCTGATCATGGCGCTGTTCCCGATCGTGAACAACACCTTGCTGGGCTTGCGCTCCACACCGCAACAACTTCTCGAGCTGTTCGCCCTGCACCGCGCTGGCCGCTGGCGCACTTTCATCCGCCTGCGGCTGCCCGCCGCGCTGCCGCATACGCTGGCCGGACTGCGAATTTCCGCAGGCCTGTCGGTGATCGGCGCCATCGTGGGCGAATTCATCATCGGTGCGGGGAACTCCGGCGGCGGGCTGGGTGTGCAGATCGTGTTCGCCCAAGGGCGGATGGATACGGCCTTGCTGTTTGCCGAGGTGATTGCCGCGACGATGCTGGGCTTTGCGCTGTTTGCCGCGGCGAGTGGGGTAGGGGCAGTATTGTTGCGCAGGTGGCATGAGTCCGCGCGCTAG
- a CDS encoding ATP-dependent Clp protease proteolytic subunit, which produces MSEDKQKLNGAAWFTLSGDVNSDMVHRVFEAVADMTEDGVETAHILLQSNGGYVSDGLCLYNYLSNLPIKIVMYNGGAVASIAVILFLSGQERYASETGRFMVHKSHASAPSGARPDALRIIVEGLQADDARTESILRQHVQLSEEHWLVHAHADLHLTAREAAKVGLVNEVRDFRPPKGKRVTNI; this is translated from the coding sequence ATGAGCGAGGATAAGCAAAAACTCAACGGGGCAGCCTGGTTTACGTTGTCGGGCGACGTCAACAGCGATATGGTGCACCGCGTGTTCGAGGCGGTGGCGGACATGACGGAAGATGGCGTGGAAACCGCGCACATCCTGCTGCAATCGAACGGCGGTTACGTGAGCGATGGCCTGTGCCTGTACAACTACCTGTCGAACCTGCCGATCAAGATCGTCATGTACAACGGCGGGGCGGTGGCGTCGATCGCGGTGATCCTGTTCCTGTCGGGCCAGGAACGCTACGCGAGCGAGACAGGGCGCTTCATGGTGCACAAGTCGCACGCCAGTGCGCCGTCCGGGGCGCGGCCCGATGCGCTGCGCATCATCGTCGAAGGCTTGCAGGCCGACGATGCCCGCACGGAATCGATCCTGCGCCAGCACGTGCAACTCTCCGAAGAGCACTGGCTGGTCCACGCCCATGCCGACCTGCACCTGACGGCACGCGAAGCGGCCAAGGTCGGGCTGGTCAACGAAGTGCGCGATTTCCGCCCGCCGAAGGGCAAGCGCGTCACCAATATCTGA
- a CDS encoding ABC transporter substrate-binding protein → MRFANVVKGAVSTALLAGAALAQAAEPVPVRILLNWFAQPDQAGYWQAQQGKLGRDAGVAIAVQQGGPRIQTIPQVASGQAEFGIANADDLLLARARGAPVRAVLAHLDHVPYTLVYHRDPAVKSIRDLRGRTFAVNLGSAYWEWLRHHYRLDGARTIPVSGDLSLFRNDPSMVQQGYSLYLPARMAAAGLAVQQITLASLGYRSYGVLFTTDDMIRTKPAVVRATVAAVRQGWRSYAANPAALRPLLTTMNQQIPPALYDTASRELIDTQLAGDPARFGCMSAARWRELAAQLQSVKFLPAGFDEKTAFDNTLIPGCGP, encoded by the coding sequence ATGCGCTTCGCCAATGTCGTGAAGGGAGCGGTGTCCACCGCATTGCTGGCCGGGGCAGCGCTGGCCCAGGCCGCGGAGCCGGTGCCGGTACGCATCCTGCTGAACTGGTTCGCGCAACCGGACCAGGCCGGCTATTGGCAGGCGCAGCAGGGCAAGCTGGGCCGCGATGCCGGCGTCGCCATCGCCGTGCAGCAGGGCGGCCCCCGCATCCAGACGATTCCTCAGGTGGCCTCCGGCCAGGCCGAATTCGGCATCGCCAATGCGGACGACCTGCTGCTGGCGCGGGCCCGCGGAGCCCCGGTGCGCGCGGTGCTGGCGCACCTCGATCACGTGCCGTACACGCTCGTATACCACCGCGACCCGGCCGTGAAATCGATCCGCGACCTGCGCGGCCGCACCTTTGCCGTCAACCTGGGCAGCGCATACTGGGAATGGCTGCGGCACCACTACCGCCTCGATGGCGCGCGCACAATCCCTGTCAGCGGCGACCTGAGCCTGTTCCGTAACGACCCGAGCATGGTGCAGCAGGGTTATTCGCTGTACCTGCCGGCGCGCATGGCTGCGGCGGGGCTGGCCGTGCAGCAGATCACACTGGCATCGCTGGGTTACCGTTCGTATGGCGTGCTGTTCACCACGGACGACATGATTCGCACCAAGCCGGCCGTGGTGCGCGCCACGGTAGCCGCCGTTCGCCAGGGCTGGCGCAGCTACGCGGCGAACCCGGCCGCGCTGCGCCCACTGCTGACCACCATGAACCAGCAGATCCCCCCGGCGCTGTACGACACCGCCAGCCGCGAGCTGATCGATACGCAACTGGCTGGCGATCCTGCCCGCTTCGGCTGCATGAGCGCGGCGCGCTGGCGCGAGCTGGCGGCCCAGCTGCAGTCCGTGAAGTTCCTGCCGGCCGGCTTCGATGAAAAGACGGCATTCGACAACACTTTGATTCCGGGTTGCGGTCCATGA
- a CDS encoding phosphatase PAP2 family protein: MTLLWMALSALGSMSVTGPLGVAVAVWLLAGRTWRLSLSWCLLFGIGLLLVVVTKVAWYGWGIGIPEWKFAGLSGHAMRACAVYPVVFYLLFLKAPSLTRHVALAAGILLAALVSLSRVPVLAHSLSEVVLGGAVGLAVAAAFIMTARSEQPAGFTRALAALCVPLVLVMPFTKPMPAERWVRDVAMYLSGSDPVERAWKLGPEGKRYKAHRES, encoded by the coding sequence ATGACGTTGTTGTGGATGGCGCTTTCCGCGCTGGGCAGTATGAGTGTAACGGGGCCGCTGGGCGTGGCTGTGGCCGTGTGGCTGCTGGCCGGGCGCACGTGGCGCCTGTCGCTGTCGTGGTGCCTGCTGTTCGGAATCGGCCTGCTGCTCGTCGTGGTGACCAAGGTCGCCTGGTATGGCTGGGGCATCGGCATCCCTGAATGGAAGTTCGCCGGCCTGTCCGGCCATGCGATGCGCGCGTGTGCCGTGTATCCCGTCGTGTTCTATCTGCTGTTCCTGAAGGCTCCGTCGCTGACGCGCCACGTTGCCCTGGCCGCCGGCATCCTGCTCGCGGCGCTGGTCAGCCTTTCCCGTGTGCCGGTGCTGGCCCATTCGCTGTCGGAAGTGGTGCTGGGCGGCGCCGTCGGGCTGGCGGTGGCGGCGGCGTTCATCATGACGGCGCGCAGCGAACAGCCGGCCGGCTTTACCCGGGCCCTGGCCGCCCTGTGCGTGCCGCTGGTGCTCGTCATGCCGTTCACCAAGCCCATGCCGGCCGAGCGGTGGGTGCGGGACGTGGCCATGTACCTGTCCGGCTCCGATCCGGTCGAGCGTGCGTGGAAGCTGGGCCCCGAGGGCAAGCGATACAAGGCGCACCGCGAGAGCTAG